A single region of the Jaculus jaculus isolate mJacJac1 chromosome 15, mJacJac1.mat.Y.cur, whole genome shotgun sequence genome encodes:
- the LOC123455103 gene encoding NADH dehydrogenase [ubiquinone] 1 alpha subcomplex subunit 3-like encodes MRGDLSSIPAGLSTFLKNMWGKEPIMVASFTIAGLIILLPIFSPYTKYAIMIDQATPYNYPVPLRDNGNLSDVPSHPQDPQGPSLDWLKNL; translated from the exons ATGAG GGGTGACCTTTCGTCCATCCCTGCAGGACTCTCCACCTTCCTCAAGAATATGTGGGGCAAGGAGCCCATAATGGTGGCATCCTTCACCATAGCGGGTCTCATTATACTTCTGCCCATATTCAGCCCTTATACCAAGTATGCCATCATGATCGATCAGGCCACACCCTACAACTACCCAGTGCCCCTCCGAGACAATGGGAACCTGTCTGATGTGCCCAGTCACCCCCAGGACCCCCAGGGCCCCAGCCTGGACTGGCTGAAGAATCTGTGA